A portion of the Actomonas aquatica genome contains these proteins:
- a CDS encoding SDR family oxidoreductase produces the protein MKIPSDSPLQHVALVTGAGSGLGRATAKLLAHAGANVGLLGRTEEELEEVAEEINGSAETVGEAMVLTADVTDMASLRDAVAALESRWGRLDIVFANAGINGVWNGIDALEEDDFAKTIDINLTGTFRTLKAAVPLIRRGGRGGSIIITASVNGTRMFSNTGATAYASSKAGQVAMARMLAVELARDGIRVNTICPGAIHSEIDDNTERHDPTRMRLPVEFPDGKIPLTGEEPGTAGQVAEAVWFLASDASSHTTGTELFIDGAQSLFQG, from the coding sequence ATGAAAATCCCGTCCGATTCCCCCCTTCAGCACGTCGCTCTCGTCACCGGTGCCGGCTCCGGCCTGGGCCGTGCCACGGCCAAATTGTTGGCGCATGCTGGGGCCAATGTTGGCCTGCTCGGTCGCACGGAGGAGGAGCTGGAAGAGGTGGCGGAGGAGATTAACGGCAGCGCCGAAACGGTGGGAGAAGCGATGGTCTTGACGGCCGATGTGACCGACATGGCGTCGCTGCGCGATGCGGTGGCGGCGTTGGAGTCGCGCTGGGGGCGGCTCGACATCGTGTTTGCCAACGCCGGGATCAATGGCGTGTGGAATGGCATCGACGCGTTGGAGGAGGACGACTTTGCGAAGACGATTGATATCAATCTCACCGGCACGTTTCGCACCTTGAAGGCGGCGGTGCCGCTCATCCGGCGCGGCGGGCGTGGTGGGTCGATCATCATCACGGCGTCGGTCAACGGCACGCGGATGTTTTCCAACACCGGCGCGACGGCATACGCCTCATCCAAGGCCGGGCAGGTCGCGATGGCACGGATGCTGGCGGTGGAGTTGGCGCGCGACGGGATCCGGGTGAACACGATCTGTCCGGGTGCGATTCACTCGGAGATCGACGACAATACCGAGCGGCACGATCCGACCCGCATGCGCCTGCCGGTAGAGTTTCCCGACGGCAAGATCCCGCTGACGGGTGAAGAGCCGGGCACGGCGGGGCAGGTGGCCGAGGCGGTGTGGTTTCTGGCCAGCGACGCGTCCAGTCATACGACGGGCACGGAGCTGTTCATCGACGGCGCGCAGTCGCTGTTCCAAGGCTAA
- a CDS encoding 3'-5' exonuclease, translated as MSWPAQTIHFIDFEGGATCGILEYGVVTLRGGEIVDTATRLCRATGRVRPEDVAVHGIEPMAVAEEAPFTEEFERFASLRESGPLAAHFANAENTMLKSVWPYARQAPDWVRPGAVSTEWGPWIDTGRLYPQLYLGLESARLEELVGRMRLQNELDRVALELCPLDRRRYHAALYDALAGALLLRHLATEPEVAAQSLPWLLTMSTLDPDKREAMTQGDLF; from the coding sequence ATGTCCTGGCCGGCGCAGACCATACACTTCATCGATTTCGAAGGCGGGGCGACGTGCGGCATCCTCGAATACGGGGTGGTGACGTTGCGCGGTGGTGAGATTGTGGATACGGCAACGCGGCTGTGTCGGGCGACCGGCCGAGTGCGGCCGGAGGACGTGGCGGTGCACGGCATCGAGCCGATGGCGGTGGCGGAGGAGGCGCCGTTTACGGAGGAGTTTGAACGTTTCGCGAGTCTGCGGGAGAGCGGACCGCTGGCCGCGCACTTTGCGAACGCGGAGAACACGATGCTGAAAAGCGTGTGGCCCTACGCGCGGCAGGCGCCGGATTGGGTGCGCCCGGGGGCTGTATCCACGGAGTGGGGACCATGGATCGATACGGGGCGTTTGTATCCGCAACTTTACCTCGGGTTGGAGTCGGCGCGACTGGAGGAATTGGTGGGGCGGATGCGGTTGCAGAACGAGTTGGACCGGGTCGCGTTGGAGCTGTGTCCGCTGGATCGGCGACGTTACCATGCGGCGCTCTATGATGCGCTGGCGGGGGCGCTGTTGCTGCGACATCTGGCCACGGAACCGGAAGTGGCGGCGCAGTCGTTACCGTGGCTGCTCACCATGAGCACGCTTGATCCGGACAAGCGGGAGGCGATGACGCAGGGCGACCTGTTTTAA
- a CDS encoding WecB/TagA/CpsF family glycosyltransferase, which yields MLPPRYNVLGVGVHALDLARATRLVIETSATPRSGYVCVADARSIIETRDDPALREIFNQAFLVTTDGMPLVWRGPPGTQRVYGPDLLLAVCDAGRASGLRHYFYGGAPGVATDLAAKLSQRFPGLAVAGTHTPPYRELTAEEENVLIADIATARPHVVWVGISTPKQERFMARLAPRLEAGLLIGVGAAFDFHSGRIAQAPRWIQRIGFEWLYRICREPGRLGPRYLRTHPRFFWLMLRELLTGRS from the coding sequence TTGCTTCCTCCTCGCTACAATGTCCTCGGCGTCGGCGTGCACGCCCTCGACCTCGCTCGCGCCACCCGGCTGGTGATCGAAACATCGGCGACCCCGCGCTCCGGCTACGTGTGTGTTGCCGACGCGCGCAGCATCATCGAAACCCGCGACGACCCGGCGCTGCGGGAGATCTTCAACCAAGCCTTCCTCGTCACCACCGATGGCATGCCACTCGTCTGGCGAGGCCCGCCCGGCACCCAACGCGTTTACGGTCCCGACTTGCTTCTCGCCGTCTGTGACGCCGGCCGCGCCAGTGGACTCCGCCACTATTTCTACGGCGGAGCACCCGGAGTTGCGACCGACCTCGCCGCCAAACTTTCCCAACGCTTCCCCGGCCTCGCGGTCGCCGGCACCCACACTCCGCCCTATCGTGAGCTCACCGCCGAGGAGGAAAATGTCCTCATCGCCGACATCGCCACGGCGCGTCCACACGTCGTCTGGGTCGGCATCAGCACGCCGAAACAGGAACGCTTCATGGCCCGCCTCGCGCCGCGCCTCGAAGCAGGCCTGCTCATCGGCGTCGGCGCCGCCTTTGACTTTCACAGCGGCCGCATTGCCCAAGCCCCTCGCTGGATCCAGCGCATTGGCTTTGAGTGGCTTTACCGCATCTGCCGCGAACCGGGCCGCCTCGGTCCGCGCTACCTCCGCACCCACCCGCGCTTTTTTTGGCTCATGCTACGAGAGCTCCTCACCGGGCGAAGCTAA
- a CDS encoding HAD family hydrolase has product MALPSALVLDFDGLILDTETALIDAWSAVHQEQGCAFDRARGAGIIGHVGIVFDPWEGIPPAVDRDHLQDRFVILKDRIISDQPILPGVVALLDHAHAEGIPLAVASNSPHDHVDRHLQRLGLFERFATVVCREDVPHGKPAPDVYLEACRRLTADPAAAIAFEDSVPGHHAAHAAGLRVVVIPNPCTVDHTFTHAARRLDTLADVPPAALLTSL; this is encoded by the coding sequence ATGGCATTGCCTTCTGCATTGGTGCTCGATTTCGACGGCCTCATCCTCGACACGGAAACCGCCCTCATCGACGCGTGGTCCGCGGTTCATCAGGAACAGGGCTGCGCCTTCGATCGCGCCCGCGGCGCCGGCATCATCGGCCACGTCGGCATTGTATTCGATCCGTGGGAAGGCATCCCCCCCGCCGTCGACCGCGACCACCTGCAGGATCGTTTTGTAATCCTGAAAGACCGCATCATTTCCGACCAACCCATCCTGCCCGGCGTGGTCGCCCTGCTCGATCACGCCCACGCCGAGGGCATCCCGCTGGCCGTCGCCTCCAACTCGCCGCACGACCACGTCGATCGTCACCTGCAACGCCTCGGCCTCTTCGAACGGTTTGCCACCGTGGTCTGCCGCGAGGACGTGCCGCACGGCAAACCCGCCCCCGACGTCTACTTGGAGGCCTGCCGCCGCCTCACTGCCGATCCCGCCGCCGCCATCGCTTTCGAAGACTCCGTGCCCGGTCACCACGCCGCCCACGCCGCGGGCCTGCGGGTGGTCGTCATCCCCAACCCCTGCACCGTCGACCACACCTTCACTCACGCCGCCCGCCGCCTCGACACGCTCGCCGACGTCCCCCCGGCCGCATTGCTGACTTCGCTATAG
- the pepF gene encoding oligoendopeptidase F, whose product MAKPDTMNRDEIAEDYKWDFSQIYPNWEAWEADMAVLDGLIDDYAALQGTLASGPEALVRASELSDDIGRLQFKLYRYPQLQRDVDTRNTEISGRFQRVTALFAKLGTAASWFTPELLEVGYGTVGEWLNSEPKLAPYRFPIEEAFRQAEHTLDADGERLMSYSSQFSGTPRTIYQELSTSDIDFPEVELSTGEKVKLSYGGYSRTLNTARNQADRQAAFEGHYETYAANRNTYAAIYNASLQRDWFGAQARNYSSTLEAALDGNNVPVDVYKTLVETVRGGTEPLQRYVKIRAKMLGLDSYHLYDGSLPLLEDDRVYPYDDVKDTVLESVAPLGEAYQQKMAALLNNRRLDVYENEGKRSGAYSAGVYGVGPYMLMNYNDTMDAVFTFAHEMGHSMHTELAYETQPFATASYTIFVAEVASTTNERFLLELLLSRTEDPKERFLLLQQAIDDIVGTFYTQVMFADYEWQAHQKVEQGQPITPDSLSEIYMGLLEDYYGDAVAKDELYRYTWTRIPHFFNSPYYVYQYATCFASSAQVYKAMTTGTAEEKAAATERYLDLLRSGGNDHPMEQLRKAGVDLSDPATIQAVVDQMSDLVDRLEVEAERIQSSS is encoded by the coding sequence ATGGCTAAACCCGATACCATGAACCGCGACGAGATCGCGGAGGACTACAAATGGGACTTTTCTCAGATCTATCCGAACTGGGAAGCGTGGGAGGCGGACATGGCGGTGTTGGACGGCCTCATCGACGACTATGCGGCGTTGCAGGGCACGCTGGCGAGTGGGCCGGAGGCGTTGGTGCGGGCCTCGGAGTTGTCCGACGACATCGGTCGGTTGCAGTTTAAACTCTACCGCTATCCGCAGCTGCAGCGTGACGTGGACACGCGCAACACCGAGATTTCGGGGCGCTTCCAGCGCGTGACGGCCTTGTTTGCCAAGCTCGGCACGGCCGCGTCGTGGTTCACGCCGGAGTTGCTCGAGGTCGGCTACGGCACGGTGGGCGAGTGGCTCAACTCCGAGCCGAAGCTGGCGCCATATCGTTTCCCGATCGAGGAAGCGTTCCGCCAGGCTGAGCACACGCTCGATGCGGACGGTGAGCGTCTGATGTCCTACTCCTCGCAGTTCTCGGGCACGCCGCGCACGATCTATCAGGAGCTGAGCACTTCGGATATCGATTTCCCGGAGGTCGAACTCTCCACCGGCGAGAAGGTGAAACTGTCCTATGGCGGTTACTCGCGGACGCTGAACACCGCGCGCAATCAGGCCGATCGTCAGGCGGCATTTGAGGGCCACTACGAAACCTATGCGGCCAACAGGAACACTTACGCGGCGATTTACAATGCGAGCCTGCAACGGGATTGGTTTGGCGCGCAGGCGCGCAACTACAGCTCGACCTTGGAGGCCGCACTCGACGGCAACAACGTGCCGGTCGACGTCTACAAAACCCTGGTCGAAACCGTGCGCGGCGGCACGGAGCCGTTGCAGCGTTACGTGAAGATCCGGGCCAAGATGCTCGGGCTCGACAGCTACCACCTCTACGACGGCTCGCTGCCGCTCCTGGAGGACGACCGCGTGTATCCCTACGACGACGTGAAGGACACGGTGCTCGAGTCGGTCGCGCCGCTCGGTGAAGCCTATCAGCAGAAAATGGCGGCCCTGCTCAACAACCGTCGCCTCGACGTTTATGAAAACGAAGGCAAGCGCAGCGGCGCCTACAGTGCCGGCGTGTATGGGGTGGGGCCCTACATGCTGATGAACTACAACGACACGATGGATGCCGTGTTCACCTTCGCGCATGAGATGGGGCATTCGATGCACACGGAGCTGGCTTACGAAACCCAGCCTTTCGCGACGGCCAGCTACACCATCTTTGTGGCCGAGGTTGCTTCGACCACCAATGAACGGTTCCTTCTCGAGTTGTTGCTCAGCCGCACGGAGGACCCGAAGGAGCGTTTCCTCCTCCTACAACAGGCGATCGATGACATCGTGGGCACCTTCTACACCCAGGTGATGTTTGCCGACTACGAGTGGCAGGCGCACCAGAAGGTGGAGCAAGGGCAGCCGATCACGCCGGACAGCCTATCGGAAATCTATATGGGTCTGCTTGAGGACTACTATGGCGATGCGGTGGCCAAGGATGAACTCTACCGCTACACGTGGACGCGCATCCCGCACTTCTTCAACTCGCCGTATTATGTTTACCAATACGCGACCTGCTTCGCCTCGTCGGCGCAGGTTTACAAGGCGATGACGACCGGCACCGCCGAAGAAAAAGCGGCGGCGACGGAGCGTTACCTCGACCTGCTGCGCAGCGGCGGCAACGACCACCCGATGGAGCAGCTGCGCAAGGCGGGGGTCGACCTGTCGGATCCGGCGACCATCCAAGCGGTGGTCGACCAGATGTCCGATCTGGTGGACCGCCTCGAAGTCGAAGCCGAACGCATTCAGAGCTCGAGCTGA
- a CDS encoding magnesium transporter CorA family protein, whose amino-acid sequence MVTSLIYRHNRLAVENPPTSTLAALREEPGVMMWIDMVNPAEKHVKRIMQDLLQLHPLVIEDCASDNPFPKLEIYDDYLHLVMHAVDYSRTDKFTTTELDLIIGKNFLLTFHHQPLRPVQAAIDKFVRTPKRLVRGPDRFAHTILDYMVDAYQPALAELRQELEDIEWDALHEGTPEDLFPRVLDLRKELAQLRQIVRPQRQTVSELSRGKTKFIRKVILPYLRDLGEEMQRLESQASGWSDQLILSFRVFLNRSSHEASEGIRVLTSLTALSIPPLLIGGWFGMNFEHMDILDSGWAYPLTLAVTVACTAGMAAFIRRRGWL is encoded by the coding sequence GTGGTCACCTCCCTCATCTACCGTCACAACCGCCTCGCCGTGGAGAATCCGCCCACGAGCACGCTGGCGGCGTTACGCGAAGAGCCGGGGGTCATGATGTGGATCGACATGGTCAACCCGGCGGAGAAACACGTGAAGCGCATCATGCAGGACCTCCTGCAATTGCACCCGCTCGTCATCGAGGACTGCGCCTCCGACAACCCCTTCCCCAAACTCGAGATCTACGACGACTACCTGCACCTCGTCATGCACGCGGTCGACTACTCTCGCACCGACAAGTTCACCACCACCGAACTCGATCTCATCATCGGGAAGAACTTCCTGCTCACCTTCCACCATCAGCCCCTGCGTCCGGTGCAGGCCGCCATCGACAAGTTTGTGCGCACGCCCAAACGCCTCGTTCGCGGCCCCGATCGTTTTGCCCACACCATCCTGGACTACATGGTCGACGCCTACCAACCGGCCCTCGCCGAGCTGCGTCAGGAACTCGAGGACATCGAATGGGACGCCCTCCACGAAGGCACGCCCGAAGACCTCTTCCCGCGCGTGCTCGACCTGCGCAAGGAGCTCGCTCAACTGCGCCAGATCGTGCGCCCGCAGCGACAGACCGTCAGCGAACTTTCCCGCGGTAAAACCAAGTTCATCCGCAAAGTCATTCTGCCCTACCTGCGCGATCTCGGGGAAGAAATGCAGCGGCTCGAATCGCAGGCCTCCGGCTGGTCCGACCAGCTCATCTTGTCCTTCCGCGTCTTCCTCAACCGCTCCAGCCACGAAGCCTCCGAAGGCATCCGTGTGCTCACCTCGCTCACCGCACTCTCCATTCCGCCGCTGCTCATCGGCGGCTGGTTCGGCATGAACTTCGAGCACATGGACATCCTCGACAGCGGCTGGGCCTACCCGCTCACCTTGGCCGTAACCGTCGCCTGCACCGCCGGCATGGCCGCCTTCATCCGCCGCCGCGGCTGGCTGTAA